Proteins co-encoded in one Acidobacteriota bacterium genomic window:
- a CDS encoding NAD(P)-dependent glycerol-3-phosphate dehydrogenase — MSRISILGAGAWGTALSLSLMRRGGHNVTLWAHSPALAEQLAENGENLPYLPGFTLPADITVTGDLPSAIFEAEILLFVTPSQHLRGIVSHIAPLLTRDQLIVSASKGIEEGSFLRMSQVIASVTNNPCAVLSGPTFAQEVAAGTPAAIVAASSDPLQSQVIQRDFSSPALRVYTNDDVTGVEMGGALKNVIALASGVVTGLNLGHNSAAALITRGIAEMTRLAVACGGRRQTLAGLSGIGDLVLTCTGNLSRNRSVGIELGRGRRLDDILSGMGGKVAEGVRSTASALGLAARYGVEMPITEQVDAILHRNKKPADAIRDLMSRPGRDEYQ; from the coding sequence TTGAGTCGTATCAGCATCCTCGGAGCCGGTGCCTGGGGCACCGCCCTCTCACTCTCCCTCATGCGTCGCGGCGGACACAATGTCACGCTTTGGGCGCACTCGCCTGCGCTGGCAGAACAGCTCGCCGAAAACGGCGAGAACCTTCCCTATCTTCCGGGCTTTACCCTGCCGGCCGATATCACGGTAACGGGCGATCTGCCGTCGGCCATCTTTGAAGCCGAAATACTGCTCTTCGTTACGCCTTCGCAACACCTGCGCGGCATCGTCTCTCATATTGCTCCGCTGCTTACCCGAGACCAGCTCATCGTCTCCGCGTCGAAGGGCATCGAGGAGGGCAGCTTTCTACGCATGTCGCAGGTGATTGCCTCTGTGACGAACAACCCCTGCGCCGTTCTATCGGGACCAACGTTCGCGCAGGAGGTTGCCGCGGGGACTCCAGCGGCAATCGTGGCCGCTTCCAGCGATCCCCTACAGTCGCAAGTGATTCAACGCGACTTCTCGTCGCCCGCCCTTCGCGTCTACACCAACGACGACGTTACGGGCGTTGAGATGGGCGGCGCGCTCAAAAACGTCATCGCACTGGCCTCGGGAGTGGTTACTGGCCTCAACCTCGGCCATAACTCCGCTGCCGCATTGATAACGCGCGGCATTGCAGAGATGACACGCCTTGCCGTAGCCTGCGGCGGACGCAGGCAGACGCTTGCCGGGCTCTCAGGCATCGGCGACCTTGTGCTCACATGCACGGGAAATCTGTCTCGCAACCGCTCGGTCGGCATCGAGCTTGGCCGGGGACGCAGGCTCGACGACATCCTCTCCGGCATGGGAGGCAAGGTAGCGGAAGGCGTGCGCTCCACCGCATCGGCACTCGGCCTGGCGGCCAGGTACGGCGTGGAGATGCCCATTACCGAACAGGTTGACGCTATCCTGCACCGCAACAAGAAGCCCGCAGATGCCATCCGCGACCTGATGTCTCGACCGGGACGCGATGAATACCAGTAG
- the plsY gene encoding glycerol-3-phosphate 1-O-acyltransferase PlsY, with amino-acid sequence MTPWLLSIPIAYLLGSIPFGYILVRLFRHEDIRATGSGNIGATNVIRSGAKWLGVLTLILDALKGYAAVLIAGHIASPLGLPQSYEIPVAAALAAVLGHCFPVWLGFRGGKGVATALGVFLALAPLTVLWVVLLFVVIVFFTRYISLGSIIAAGILPFLVLPHAPVRTTIVIAGYILIPLIVILKHRQNIRRLISGTENRFGSHKVTA; translated from the coding sequence ATGACTCCCTGGCTGCTGTCCATCCCGATTGCTTACCTGCTGGGATCGATTCCCTTCGGCTACATCCTCGTGCGCCTTTTCCGGCATGAAGATATCCGCGCCACCGGCAGCGGCAATATCGGAGCCACCAACGTCATCCGGTCAGGAGCCAAGTGGCTGGGCGTTCTTACCCTCATCCTCGATGCGCTCAAGGGATACGCCGCCGTGCTTATCGCCGGACATATCGCGTCTCCGCTTGGACTTCCGCAGTCTTATGAGATTCCCGTTGCCGCTGCGCTTGCTGCTGTGCTCGGCCACTGTTTCCCTGTCTGGCTGGGCTTTCGGGGAGGAAAGGGTGTTGCAACCGCGCTTGGCGTCTTCCTCGCGCTTGCTCCACTTACCGTTCTCTGGGTCGTTCTTCTCTTCGTGGTCATCGTCTTCTTCACGCGGTACATTTCTCTCGGCTCAATCATTGCCGCAGGGATTCTTCCATTCCTCGTGCTGCCACATGCACCAGTGCGCACGACGATTGTGATCGCGGGATACATCCTCATACCACTGATCGTCATCCTCAAACACCGCCAGAACATTCGGCGCCTTATCTCAGGCACCGAGAATCGTTTTGGCTCGCATAAGGTGACTGCTTGA
- a CDS encoding competence/damage-inducible protein A, with translation MIAEIIAAGSEMLTPYRQDTNSLYLTEQLNDLGVQVAFKTIVGDNLEHLTGAARNALARADIVIFSGGLGPTEDDLTREAAAAALGVEVRRDPSLLAELYKRFAVRKMVMPPNNAKQADVIAGATVLTNTKGSAPGQFLDATVDGFRKILILLPGPPGELKPLFEQAVKPRLAATLPAQHLARRTLRMALIPESHVDARTAPIYKEFSDIETTILAGHGEIQLHFVASKTTLREATSRVDELTGLVEAEMEDAIFSSHGENLEEVVLLMMGLRHLTLAAAESCTGGLLASRLTSVPGSSRYFLGGAVVYSDALKTTFADVPAELVAAAGPVSEPVARALAEGIRARTGASLGIAITGIAGPTPGTGPDADKPIGLVYIALADGNRTRVKELNLPGDRDRIRWWASQHALELIRMTLLESQAF, from the coding sequence ATGATCGCAGAAATCATCGCAGCTGGTTCGGAGATGCTGACGCCGTACCGCCAGGACACGAACTCTCTCTATCTCACGGAGCAACTCAACGATTTAGGCGTGCAGGTGGCCTTCAAGACCATCGTGGGCGACAATCTGGAGCACCTTACGGGCGCAGCGCGCAATGCACTCGCCCGCGCCGACATCGTCATCTTTTCCGGAGGACTTGGGCCAACGGAAGACGACCTCACGCGTGAGGCCGCAGCCGCTGCGCTTGGTGTGGAAGTGCGCCGCGATCCATCGCTGCTTGCTGAGCTTTACAAGCGCTTCGCCGTCCGCAAGATGGTCATGCCGCCGAATAATGCGAAGCAGGCAGATGTGATCGCGGGGGCCACGGTGCTGACAAATACGAAGGGCAGCGCGCCCGGCCAGTTCCTCGACGCCACAGTCGACGGTTTCCGCAAGATCCTCATCCTGCTGCCCGGGCCTCCGGGAGAGTTGAAGCCACTCTTCGAACAGGCCGTGAAGCCGAGGCTGGCGGCCACGCTTCCGGCGCAGCATCTTGCGCGCCGTACCTTGCGGATGGCCCTTATACCGGAGTCCCATGTCGATGCGCGCACCGCCCCTATTTACAAGGAGTTCAGCGACATCGAGACGACCATCCTGGCTGGACACGGAGAGATCCAGCTTCACTTCGTCGCATCGAAGACCACGCTTCGAGAGGCCACGAGCAGGGTCGATGAACTGACCGGCCTGGTCGAAGCGGAGATGGAGGACGCCATCTTCTCTTCGCACGGCGAAAATCTGGAAGAGGTCGTTCTGCTGATGATGGGGCTTCGCCATCTGACGCTGGCGGCGGCGGAGAGCTGTACCGGGGGCCTGCTCGCTTCGCGGCTCACATCTGTGCCGGGAAGCTCGCGCTACTTTCTCGGCGGAGCGGTTGTTTACTCCGATGCGCTGAAGACCACCTTCGCAGACGTTCCCGCCGAACTGGTGGCCGCGGCAGGGCCGGTCAGCGAACCTGTAGCCCGGGCATTGGCTGAAGGCATCCGCGCGCGTACGGGAGCTTCGCTCGGCATCGCCATTACAGGCATCGCCGGACCTACTCCGGGCACGGGCCCCGACGCCGACAAGCCAATTGGACTGGTCTACATTGCGTTGGCCGACGGCAATCGGACGCGGGTTAAGGAGCTAAACCTGCCGGGCGACCGCGACCGGATTCGCTGGTGGGCCTCGCAGCACGCTCTGGAGCTTATCCGCATGACCTTGCTGGAATCACAGGCTTTTTGA
- the alkB gene encoding DNA oxidative demethylase AlkB, whose product MRSSGTLWPDVSTPSEEQLAEGITLLRGFCRDEAQGLLDAIGEVAATSPFRQMIVPGGHTISVAMTNAGTLGWTTDRTGYRYTTRDPVTGSAWPAIPETMLSLAVRAAAAGGFPGFATNACLINRYATGARLSLHQDKNERDYSHPIVSVSLGLPATFLLGTMRRTDTPRRVRIEHGDILVWGGPARLVYHGVAPIRQSAHPLTGAFRFNLTFRRAVL is encoded by the coding sequence ATGCGCAGTAGCGGCACACTGTGGCCAGACGTCTCCACGCCCTCGGAGGAACAGCTTGCCGAAGGGATCACTCTTCTGCGCGGCTTCTGTCGCGACGAGGCACAGGGTCTTCTCGATGCTATCGGAGAGGTTGCGGCAACCTCTCCGTTTCGTCAGATGATCGTTCCCGGCGGCCATACCATATCGGTCGCCATGACAAATGCAGGAACGCTTGGGTGGACGACTGACCGTACCGGCTATCGCTACACCACCCGCGATCCTGTTACAGGCAGCGCATGGCCCGCGATACCGGAGACGATGCTCTCGCTTGCCGTGCGCGCGGCGGCGGCGGGTGGTTTCCCCGGCTTCGCAACCAATGCCTGCCTCATCAATCGCTACGCCACCGGCGCGCGGCTGTCGTTGCATCAGGACAAAAATGAGCGCGACTACAGTCACCCCATCGTTTCCGTTTCGCTGGGACTTCCTGCGACGTTTCTTCTTGGAACGATGCGGCGAACCGATACGCCGCGACGTGTCCGCATCGAGCATGGCGACATCCTTGTTTGGGGAGGTCCGGCGCGCCTTGTCTATCACGGCGTCGCCCCCATCCGGCAAAGCGCGCACCCGCTTACCGGAGCGTTCCGCTTCAACCTCACCTTCCGTCGGGCAGTTTTATAG
- a CDS encoding 2OG-Fe(II) oxygenase codes for MSLTEKISSLDWPVISTELDERGHATTGPLLTPDECNQLAEGYNDGTLFRSRVVMSRHGFGRGEYQYYSYPLPCAVQELREAFYPPLARVANRWNEALGLAAPVPDELTQFQRRCHAAGQTRPTPLLLKYGQDDYNCLHQDLYGELVFPLQVAFLLSEPARDFTGGEFVLTEQRPRMQSRVTVVPLRQGEGVIFAVNHRPQRGTRGVYRVAMRHGVSPVRSGERFTLGVIFHDAQ; via the coding sequence ATGTCACTTACCGAAAAGATCTCATCGCTCGACTGGCCCGTTATCTCCACAGAACTTGATGAACGGGGCCATGCAACAACCGGTCCGCTGCTCACGCCAGACGAATGCAACCAACTCGCAGAGGGCTACAACGACGGCACGTTGTTTCGCAGCCGCGTCGTCATGTCGCGCCATGGCTTTGGACGCGGCGAGTACCAGTACTACAGCTATCCTCTTCCCTGCGCCGTTCAAGAGCTGCGCGAGGCCTTCTATCCGCCGCTGGCGCGAGTCGCCAATCGATGGAACGAGGCGCTGGGTCTCGCTGCGCCGGTCCCCGACGAACTGACGCAGTTTCAGCGGAGGTGTCATGCGGCAGGTCAGACGCGTCCGACGCCGCTTCTGCTGAAGTACGGGCAGGACGACTACAACTGCCTTCACCAGGACCTCTACGGCGAGCTTGTGTTTCCGCTGCAGGTTGCGTTTCTGCTCAGCGAACCGGCGCGGGACTTTACAGGAGGTGAGTTCGTGCTGACGGAGCAGCGCCCGCGCATGCAGTCGCGGGTCACCGTTGTGCCGTTGCGGCAAGGAGAGGGTGTCATCTTCGCAGTCAATCATCGGCCACAACGCGGAACGCGCGGCGTCTACCGCGTCGCCATGCGCCACGGAGTCAGCCCTGTCCGCTCCGGCGAACGCTTTACCCTTGGAGTGATCTTTCACGATGCGCAGTAG